In a single window of the Bacillus mycoides genome:
- the essB gene encoding type VII secretion protein EssB, which yields MEKENWKLEMTKSQTRIKDFRQFDVITGASSEFVPLTIEETDDMFTFIFQVDKKLYKWDDLSRFGRNEKLRLLRNVAQFRKYLNKRITFFLHPDNIVFNANLMPSIIHRGIRDIVPPTPLLEEQFLTQYKCLIIALFSQKHNFDDLYAGLLKDAKETTFEQTVAQMESLDALLQFLDDSFEKEQTKTEKNMQLVPKKSYKSFKYLAFSFIAATVILAAPLIYFTFVKFPYQNKLLEANASFIATDYDKVITQLNEEEFESLPIASKYELAFAYITAEKLGEDQKKSIMKNISLKSDEKYLLYWMYNGKGNFDQSLDLAKTLDDPELIMYGLVKQIESLKNNPDLSGEERDKKLKTYEQQLDEYKKKYGKSSNDKDSSNTEKKE from the coding sequence AGAGGAAACGGATGATATGTTTACCTTTATATTTCAAGTGGATAAAAAATTATATAAGTGGGATGATCTTAGCCGTTTTGGAAGAAATGAGAAATTAAGACTGCTTCGAAATGTTGCGCAGTTTCGTAAATATTTAAATAAACGAATCACGTTCTTTTTACATCCGGACAATATAGTTTTTAATGCTAATTTAATGCCAAGTATTATACATAGAGGAATTCGAGATATTGTTCCACCAACCCCGTTGTTAGAAGAGCAATTTTTAACACAATATAAGTGTCTAATTATCGCTTTATTCTCCCAAAAGCACAATTTTGATGATTTGTATGCTGGGTTACTAAAAGATGCAAAAGAAACAACATTTGAACAGACGGTTGCTCAAATGGAAAGCTTAGATGCATTACTGCAATTTCTTGATGACAGCTTTGAGAAGGAACAAACAAAAACAGAAAAAAATATGCAGTTAGTACCTAAAAAAAGCTATAAATCGTTTAAATACTTAGCTTTTTCCTTCATAGCGGCGACAGTTATTTTAGCTGCTCCTTTAATATATTTCACTTTTGTAAAATTTCCTTATCAAAATAAATTATTAGAAGCAAATGCGAGTTTCATAGCAACTGATTATGACAAAGTAATTACGCAATTAAATGAAGAGGAATTTGAATCATTACCGATTGCATCTAAATATGAGTTAGCATTTGCATACATTACAGCTGAAAAACTAGGTGAAGATCAAAAGAAATCAATTATGAAAAATATTAGTTTGAAAAGTGATGAAAAGTATTTGCTATATTGGATGTATAACGGAAAAGGTAATTTTGATCAATCATTAGATTTAGCTAAGACACTTGATGATCCAGAGCTTATTATGTACGGCCTTGTTAAACAAATTGAATCACTGAAAAATAATCCGGATTTATCAGGCGAAGAGCGTGATAAAAAATTAAAAACATATGAGCAACAATTAGATGAATACAAAAAGAAATATGGCAAATCATCAAACGATAAAGACTCGTCGAACACAGAGAAAAAAGAGTAA